The proteins below are encoded in one region of Triticum aestivum cultivar Chinese Spring chromosome 1B, IWGSC CS RefSeq v2.1, whole genome shotgun sequence:
- the LOC101664700 gene encoding farnesyl pyrophosphate synthase — translation MAAAENGGGGESKAAFARIYDALKAELLRDPAFEYTESSHEWIDRMLDYNVLGGKCNRGLSVVDSYKLLKGVDVLSEEEMFLASTLGWCIEWLQAFFLVLDDIMDDSHTRRGQPCWFRVSRVGLIAVNDGILLRNHISRMLRLHFKKKPYYADLLDLFNEVEFKTASGQMLDLITTHEGEKDLTKYNIGVHRRIVQFKTAYYSFYLPVACALLLSGESLENYGAVENILVEMGTYFQVQDDYLDCYGDPEFIGKIGTDIEDYKCSWLVVQALERADESQKSILFENYGKKDPACVAKVKDLYKELDLEAVFHEYESESYKKLIAGIEAQPSDAVQKVLKSFLHKIYKRQK, via the exons atggcggcggcggagaACGGCGGGGGCGGGGAGAGCAAGGCGGCGTTCGCGCGGATCTACGACGCGCTCAAGGCGGAGCTGCTCCGGGACCCCGCCTTCGAGTACACGGAGTCGTCGCACGAGTGGATCGACCGC ATGCTGGACTACAATGTACTGGGAG GAAAGTGCAACCGTGGGCTCTCCGTGGTCGATAGCTATAAGCTGTTGAAAGGTGTCGATGTTCTTAGTGAGGAGGAGATGTTTCTTGCCTCCACTCTCGGTTGGTGCATTGAATGG CTCCAAGCCTTCTTTCTTGTGCTTGATGATATCATGGACGACTCCCACACTCGACGTGGGCAGCCTTGTTGGTTTAGGGTGTCTCGG GTTGGCTTGATTGCTGTAAATGATGGGATTCTCCTTCGCAACCATATTTCGAGAATGCTTCGGCTCCACTTTAAGAAGAAGCCTTACTATGCCGATCTCCTTGATTTATTCAACGAG GTTGAGTTCAAGACAGCTTCTGGTCAAATGCTGGATCTTATTACAACCCACGAGGGAGAAAAAGATCTAACAAAATATAACATTGGAGT CCACCGCCGAATTGTTCAATTCAAGACAGCCTACTATTCATTTTATCTGCCG GTTGCATGTGCGCTGCTACTCTCTGGTGAGAGTTTGGAGAACTACGGTGCTGTAGAGAACATACTTGTCGAGATGGGAACTTACTTCCAAGTTCAG GATGATTATCTAGACTGTTATGGTGATCCTGAATTTATTGGCAAG ATTGGCACCGACATTGAAGATTACAAGTGCTCCTGGCTAGTTGTCCAAGCTCTTGAGCGTGCTGATGAGAGCCAAAAGAGCATTCTATTT GAAAACTATGGAAAGAAAGATCCAGCATGCGTGGCAAAAGTGAAGGATCTCTACAAAGAACTTGACCTTGAG GCGGTATTTCATGAGTACGAGAGCGAGAGCTACAAGAAGCTGATTGCTGGTATCGAAGCCCAGCCGAGCGACGCTGTTCAGAAGGTTCTGAAGTCCTTCTTGCACAAGATCTACAAGAGGCAGAAGTAG